From a single Brassica rapa cultivar Chiifu-401-42 chromosome A01, CAAS_Brap_v3.01, whole genome shotgun sequence genomic region:
- the LOC103837516 gene encoding polyadenylate-binding protein RBP47B, producing MQTTNCSDSSLSTPGATPPIQQPTPPPPQQWQQPQQHWMTTAAAMQYPGAAAMNMMMMQQQQMMMYPHQYVPYNQGPYHHPHFQYAPYHQHQQHQHKPPHERGSGEDVKTLWVGDLLHWMDEAYLHTCFSHTGEVSSVKVIRNKLTCQSEGYGFVEFLTRAAAEEVLQTFSGSVMPNSEQLFRLNWASFSTGEKRAVENGPELSVFVGDLSPDVTDAMLQELFAERYPSVRSAKVVIDSNTGRSKGYGFVRFGDEGERSRALTEMNGALCSNREMRVGIATPKRAVANHQQHSSQAVIVAGGHGANGSMANGSQADGESNNSTIFVGGLDPDVTDEDLRQPFTEFGEVVSVKIPVGKGCGFVQFANRKSADDAIQSLNGTVIGKNTVRLSWGRTPNKWRGDSGQQWNGGYSRGQGYNNGGYANHQDSNTYPAET from the exons ATGCAGACGACTAACTGCTCAGATTCGTCGTTATCAACTCCCGGAGCCACGCCTCCTATCCAACAACCAACTCCTCCGCCGCCTCAGCAGTGGCAGCAGCCGCAACAGCATTGGATGACGACGGCGGCGGCTATGCAGTATCCAGGTGCGGCGGCCATGAACATGATGATGATGCAACAGCAACAGATGATGATGTATCCTCACCAATACGTTCCTTACAATCAAGGTCCTTATCACCATCCTCACTTCCAATACGCACCGTATCACCAGCACCAGCAACATCAGCACAAGCCGCCACACGAGCGTGGATCTGGAGAAGACGTCAAGACTCTATGGGTTGGTGATCTTCTTCATTGGATGGACGAGGCTTATCTCCATACCTGTTTTTCTCACACCGGCGAG GTGTCTTCTGTGAAAGTGATTCGTAACAAGCTAACATGTCAATCAGAAGGGTACGGTTTTGTTGAGTTTCTTACACGTGCTGCAGCTGAAGAGGTTCTTCAGACCTTCAGTGGTTCAGTAATGCCTAACTCTGAGCAGCTCTTTCGTCTAAACTGGGCATCTTTCAGTACTGGTGAGAAGAGAGCTGTTGAGAATGGTCCAGAGCTGTCGGTATTCGTTGGAGATTTGTCTCCGGACGTGACTGATGCTATGTTGCAAGAGTTGTTTGCTGAGAGATATCCATCTGTCAGAAGCGCCAAAGTTGTGATCGATTCCAACACCGGCCGGTCCAAAGGCTACGGTTTTGTTAGGTTTGGCGATGAAGGCGAGAGGTCAAGGGCTTTGACTGAGATGAATGGAGCTTTGTGTTCCAACAGAGAAATGAGAGTTGGTATTGCGACTCCTAAAAGAGCTGTTGCTAATCATCAGCAACATTCTTCACAAG CTGTGATAGTGGCTGGTGGACATGGAGCAAATGGTTCTATGGCTAATGGTTCACAAGCTGATGGTGAATCAAACAACTCAACA ATATTCGTTGGTGGCCTTGACCCTGACGTTACTGATGAAGACCTCAGACAACCTTTTACAGAGTTTGGTGAGGTTGTTTCAGTGAAGATCCCAGTAGGCAAAGGATGTGGATTTGTCCAATTTGCTAACAG GAAAAGTGCTGATGATGCCATCCAGAGTTTGAACGGGACAGTCATTGGCAAGAACACTGTCAGGCTCTCATGGGGAAGAACCCCAAACAAG TGGAGAGGAGACTCAGGGCAGCAATGGAATGGAGGATATTCACGAGGGCAAGGTTACAACAACGGAGGATATGCTAACCACCAGGACTCCAACACCTATCCTGCCGAGACTTGA
- the LOC103837533 gene encoding CDPK-related kinase 2, translating into MGGCTSKPSSTSVKPNPYAPKDSLPQNDDSTPARTSTAVKASPFFPFYTPSPARHRRNKSHRDGGGGESKSVTGTPLRQLARAFHPPSPAKHIRDVLRRRKEKKKEATSPAARQQEEEEREEVGLDKRFGFSKEFQSRMELGEEIGRGHFGYTCSAKFKKGEFKDHEVAVKVIPKSKMTTAISIEDVRREVKILRALSGHNNLVQFYDAFEDNANVYIVMELCGGGELLDRILARGGKYTEDDAKAVLIQILNVVAFCHLQGVVHRDLKPENFLYTSKEENSQLKVIDFGLSDFVRPDERLNDIVGSAYYVAPEVLHRSYTTEADVWSIGVIAYILLCGSRPFWARTESGIFRAVLKADPSFDEPPWPSLSLEAKDFVKRLLYKDPRKRMTASQALMHPWISGSKKMNIPFDILIFRQIKAYLKSSSLRKAALMALSKTLITDELLYLKAQFAILAPNKNGLITLDNIRTALATNATEAMKESRIPDFLALLNGLQYKGMDFEEFCAASISVHQHESLDCWEQSVRHAYELFEMNGNRVIVIEELASELGVGSSVPVHTILHDWIRHSDGKLSFLGFVKLLHGVSTRQPLAKTR; encoded by the exons atgGGAGGTTGTACCTCCAAGCCCTCCTCCACCTCCGTGAAACCTAATCCTTACGCACCCAAAGACTCCCTTCCACAAAATGACGATTCTACCCCTGCTCGCACCTCCACCGCCGTAAAGGCTTCTCCTTTCTTCCCCTTCTACACTCCCAGCCCCGCCAGGCACCGCCGCAACAAGAGCCACCGCGACGGAGGCGGAGGAGAGAGCAAGAGCGTCACCGGCACTCCGCTCCGTCAGCTCGCGCGTGCTTTCCACCCTCCGTCCCCGGCGAAACACATACGGGATGTTCTGCGGcggaggaaggagaagaagaaggaggcTACTTCACCGGCGGCGAGGCAgcaagaggaggaggagagagaggagGTGGGGCTGGACAAGAGATTTGGATTCTCCAAGGAGTTTCAGAGTAGGATGGAGTTAGGGGAAGAGATTGGGAGAGGGCATTTTGGGTATACTTGCTCTGCTAAGTTCAAGAAAGGGGAGTTCAAGGATCATGAGGTTGCTGTTAAAGTCATCCCTAAATCTAAG ATGACAACTGCAATATCTATAGAGGACGTGAGAAGAGAAGTTAAAATCCTCCGGGCGTTGTCAGGACATAACAATCTGGTTCAATTCTACGATGCTTTCGAGGACAATGCCAACGTCTACATTGTTATGGA GTTATGTGGAGGTGGTGAACTCCTTGACAGAATACTAGCAAG GGGAGGAAAATACACTGAAGATGATGCAAAAGCAGTGCTTATACAGATCCTTAACGTTGTAGCTTTCTGTCATCTCCAAGGAGTTGTTCATCGAGATCTTAAACCAGAG AACTTCTTGTACACTTCCAAGGAGGAGAACTCTCAGTTAAAAGTCATAGACTTTGGTTTATCAGACTTTGTCAGACCAGACGAAAGACTAAACGATATAGTCGGTAGTGCATACTACGTAGCCCCTGAGGTTCTACACAGATCTTACACCACGGAAGCAGATGTATGGAGCATAGGAGTAATAGCTTACATTCTCCTATGTGGAAGCCGTCCCTTTTGGGCAAGAACTGAATCAGGAATCTTCAGAGCAGTTCTTAAAGCTGACCCTAGTTTTGATGAGCCTCCTTGGCCTTCACTGTCCTTGGAAGCTAAAGATTTTGTTAAGCGGCTGTTGTACAAAGACCCTCGGAAAAGAATGACAGCCTCTCAAGCTTTGA TGCATCCTTGGATCTCTGGTAGTAAGAAGATGAATATCCCATTTGATATTCTCATCTTCAGGCAGATCAAAGCATACTTGAAATCTTCTTCTCTGCGCAAAGCTGCTTTGATG GCTCTGTCCAAGACATTGATTACAGATGAGCTTCTTTATCTGAAAGCACAGTTTGCAATCTTAGCACCCAACAAAAATGGTCTCATCACTTTGGATAACATCAGAACG GCACTTGCTACAAATGCAACAGAAGCAATGAAAGAGTCACGCATCCCAGACTTTCTTGCATTG TTAAATGGACTACAGTACAAAGGAATGGATTTTGAAGAGTTTTGTGCAGCTTCAATTAGTGTTCATCAGCATGAGTCTCTTGATTGTTGGGAGCAGAGCGTTCGCCATGCTTATGAGCTTTTTGAGATGAATGGGAACAGGGTTATTGTCATTGAAGAACTTGCTTCT GAGCTCGGCGTTGGATCATCAGTTCCAGTCCACACCATTCTACATGATTGGATAAGGCACAGTGATGGGAAGCTGAGCTTCTTAGGTTTTGTCAAATTGTTGCACGGTGTATCTACTCGACAGCCTTTAGCTAAAACTCGGTGA
- the LOC103838290 gene encoding protein ALP1-like — MQPEVFLDLCDKIENQYKMKSSRNMSVKESVAIFLYICGHNATQRSVMRMFGHSQESIFRKFHEVLDVMELMAIDMFKPDPTNLTQVHRKLQSDRHYGSNFKGCIGAMDGTHVPVMVSGRDQQRYWNRKNQCSMNILGICNLDMLFTYAYVGVPGSAHDAKVLALAMEDPIFPHPPLGKYYLVDSGYALRRGYLAPYRQSRYHHGQFQNQAPPSNFKEKFNRIHSSIRCVIERTFGVWKGKWRIMQDRARYDIQTTRKLVAATMTLHNFVRKSSIPDPDFEANWQQGGSHQIDEEIEDHEDAQMVDSRQYMEGFRDEIAMNLWNSRR; from the coding sequence ATGCAGCCAGAGGTATTTCTTGATCTATGTGACAAGATAGAGAATCAATACAAGATGAAATCTTCACGAAATATGTCGGTGAAAGAGAGTGTTGCAATATTTTTGTACATCTGCGGTCACAATGCCACTCAGAGAAGCGTCATGAGAATGTTTGGACACTCACAAGAGAGCATATTTAGAAAGTTTCATGAAGTTCTTGATGTCATGGAACTTATGGCAATAGATATGTTCAAGCCGGATCCAACAAATCTCACTCAAGTCCATCGAAAGCTGCAGTCAGATAGACATTATGGATCAAACTTCAAGGGCTGTATAGGTGCAATGGATGGAACACATGTTCCTGTTATGGTCTCAGGACGAGATCAACAACGATACTGGAACAGGAAAAATCAATGCAGCATGAATATTCTAGGAATATGCAACTTAGACATGTTGTTCACATATGCATATGTTGGTGTGCCTGGGTCTGCTCATGATGCAAAGGTTCTAGCATTGGCTATGGAAGATCCTATTTTTCCGCATCCACCTTTAGGCAAATACTATCTTGTTGATTCAGGGTATGCTTTACGTCGTGGATATCTGGCACCATATAGACAATCTCGGTACCATCACGGTCAGTTTCAAAATCAAGCACCACCCAGCAATTTCAAAGAAAAATTTAATCGTATTCACTCTTCGATTCGATGTGTTATTGAAAGAACTTTTGGAGTGTGGAAAGGAAAATGGAGGATAATGCAAGATCGAGCAAGATATGACATTCAAACGACAAGAAAACTTGTGGCAGCAACAATGACACTGCATAACTTTGTACGAAAATCAAGTATACCAGATCCTGATTTTGAAGCAAATTGGCAGCAAGGGGGCAGCCATCAAATAGATGAAGAGATTGAAGACCATGAAGATGCACAAATGGTCGATTCTCGGCAATACATGGAAGGCTTTCGAGATGAGATTGCAATGAATTTATGGAATTCTCGtagataa